Genomic segment of Caldanaerobius polysaccharolyticus DSM 13641:
CCTTGACACCTGGAATCTGTACTTTATAAACCTTGCTTTGAAACTGCTTATATGCTAAAGCTTCGCATACTTTCTTTAAGAATGTCTCTCCGCCAAGGTCTGGTTCCTGATGAATATAAATCGTAAGTCCGTCTAATATCGGTACCCAATCAGGATTGAATGTAGTGGCACCTGGAACACCGAGAGCAGGTATATTATAAAACCATAGCGTTTGCGCGTCGCTTTCGCCTTCTACAAGTACGATATATCCCTTTTCTCTGAATTCTGCCATTTTCCACAGGCCATACAAATGAACCCTGCTTCCTCTGTTCCAACTAAATCGCATAGAGCTTTGTGGATGATATCTCTGGCGGTTCGCAATTACTTGGCCTGATTCGTCCATGTATGGTATTGAAATGCCGACTTTTCCGTTTTTAATTCCAAGGCTGGCGATATACTCGATAGGAAAATGCTTTTCCGCGCAGTAATCTTCAACGGTATATTTGATTGTTTTCTTTTTTTGCGGTTCTTTGTACTCTCCGGCCTCTATCAAAAGCCTTTTGTAGGCTTCCTTGCCATTGATGCCATCGATTTTTTCAAGGAAGGTCTGCCCGTTGCCCGACGCTCCGCAAGCTTCACATTTCCACAATCCGTTTGTGGTGTTGAACCACATGGAAGCGTGCTGGTCATCGTGGAAGGGGCAGTTGACAAGCATCTTGTTGGCGCCGGTCGGTTTCATTTTGGGAAAATATTTGCCGTAGAATTGTATCCAATCGATTTTTGAGTCCAAATCTTCCATCAATCTCACCTCCCACCGTTATATTTGAAGGCCCCGGGCATAAAGCCCGGGCAGGGAGGTTAAAACGGCATATTTTCCTCATTAATTTGTGGATTTTCAACTTCAATTACATCGCTGTCTTCTATGTCAATTTGTCTCGTTGTCGCTTTAATACCTTGCGAGTATGCCTTTAATTGTTCTACCAGGTTTTGATCCAGTATACTTTCTAATTGGAATTGGGCTTGACTGTACACAATTCCTGAATTGTTTGTTGCTTTTTTAAGAGTTATCTTTGTTATTACGCCATAGGATCTAAGCCCCTTTGTAATAATTCTTTTGGCCAAATAATCGGCAAAAGGTTTTATACTTGTCGGTGGTAGTGTAAGTAAAAGTGGAAATGCTTCGCCGCTTCTCAAAATGTATACCCTGTGCATGTTTTTGCAAGCTTTACCTTTTCCATCTGCTGCGCTGCCGAACTGATTGTATGGGCAGTTTTTGCAATTGCCTCCGGGTACACCTATACCTCTTTTGCCATCAAGGGAGCTACAATCCGGAGGATTGTTTTGACCTTCAAATTTTTCTTTCCAGTATGCGTTAATTGGGTGATGATCTACTATGACTCCGACTATTTCTTTTGCAATATCAGGGTTGTTGGGATCATCCCCAGGAATTTCAAAAGTCAATCCTCCGCCTGTTGGTATTTTTACTCTATCAAATGAGGTTGGTAAACCGTCCATTTCTTCTGCCATTGCCTCGCCCATGTCATTATTTAGTGCGGGCAAAGTAAACTCATTAACAACCGCTAAATTTTTTGTTTCTTCCATCTCAAATTCTCCTCTCTTAAATTTTTATTTTGCTTTCCTCATACCAATAGTTACCTTGTCGTATACATTTACAAGTCCGTCAAGCCATTCAGGCAGCTTGTCCTCATTTTGCTCAATTTGTTCCTTTACAAAAGCTGAAAGGCTATTGCTATTGACTGTCTCATAAACCAAGTCACCATAACCATTGTCTTTAAGTGCCTGAAATAATTGTTGTTTTTGCTCTGGTATCGGTGAAGCAAATACTTTTGTATTTAGATAGAATAATGTGCCTGCTTTCTGGAAGCTTTGCATTTCACTTTCAATCATCTGACTTGTCAATTCCGCTTCCGTCTCTTCAATTTCATGACTCAAAATTTTTCGCTTCCTCTTCAAGAGCCTTCTTGCGCTCCCGAAGAGTTTTCAATTTATCTGCCAGTTCAAATATTTCCATAATCTATCCTCCCCTTTATTCAAAATACATCCTCCAATTGTCCACCACCATCTTGGCCATATCCTCTTTTTTCTGTAGGGCTTTCATCACGTGCTCATCAACCGTTCCTCTGGCCAGGAGGTGAATATATGTGCAGTTGTTTTTCTGGCCGATACGATGTATCCTGGCTCTTGCCTGTTCGTAGTTCGCATAGCTAAAATCAACGCTGTAGAAGATTGCCGTATCGGCAGCATGAAGCGTAATGCCGAGCCCTGCTGTCTGGATCTGTGCTATAAACACCTTACAGTCTGGATCCTCCTGAAATTGTTTTACCTTCTTACCTCTTTCATTTATTGGTACTTCTCCAGTTATGAAACTGTATCCGATCTGCATCTCTTGTAGCANNNNNNNNNNNNNNNNNNNNNNNNNNNNNNNNNNNNNNNNNNNNNNNNNNNNNNNNNNNNNNNNNNNNNNNNNNNNNNNNNNNNNNNNNNNNNNNNNNNNTGCCGGTCTCAACTATATCTTCAACAATTTCTTTGAGTGTTTCTAATTTCGCCTTTGAAACTTGTTTTTGTATTCCATCATCTGTGTTGACATAGCCTCCGGTTATTTGCTGTAATCTCAGAAGTCTTGTTAACACATTTCTAACTGTGATCTCGCCATTTTCAAGCTCTGTATAGCTATCCTTCTTGATTTCTTCATAGATGCGCTTTGCTTTTGGCTCTAATTCACAGTATCTAAATTCATCTACTTGCTCCGGCAGATCCAATGCTTCTTCTTTTGTTACTCTGAATGCTATTGAGTGTGCTTTTTGTATGAGTTCATCCAAGCGGTTATATCCTATTACCTGATGTCCTCCGTAACCGCCCATAATGGCATATCTTGCTCTAAATGCGTAATAGCTTGTCCCAAATATCGAGTCGTCGAGGAATTTGTACTGCGAGAAAAAGTCCAAAGGCGTGTTTTGGACCGGGGTACCCGAAAGGATGAGTTTGTATTTTGCAACCTTCCCTAGCTTGTGCATTGCTTTTGATTGCTGGGCAGTTGGATTTTTGATGCGTTGGCTTTCATCTGCGATGACCATATCTGGCTTCCAAGCGAGAAGTGCATCTATCATGCGCCATGTAGCCTCATAGTTTATTACTGCAATCCAGAGGCCCTCAGATTTAAAACTGTCGAGTATTTCTATGCGTTTTTCAATGGGTCCCTCAAGCACTTTGATTTCATATGGTATCGCCGCCGCTTCAAATTCTTTGGGCCACACTGGACAAACTGAGGTAGGTGCGACGATAAGAAGTTTTTTAACCTTATTATTTAAATATGCTCTTGCTGCTACTGCTACGGCTATAAGTGATTTGCTCAACCGCAGCCCATTTCGGCAAGGATTGCACATCCGCCGCCGTTACGAGCTGTCATATTACATCACCAGCCTTTCGTTTTTCCCATGGTTTGTCATGCTCAGCATGCCATTTTGCATGTGCCGCTTGATTAGGGAAAATCATTAAATTTTCGAGCCTATTATCTAATTTATTACCATTGATATGATGGACTACTTCTTCTGGTAATAGCTTTCTCCCTAGCTTCTTTTCTGCTGCTACTCTGTGTTCGTGTCTGCCAAAATATTTTCTATAAGTTTTAC
This window contains:
- a CDS encoding gp33 family protein, producing the protein MSHEIEETEAELTSQMIESEMQSFQKAGTLFYLNTKVFASPIPEQKQQLFQALKDNGYGDLVYETVNSNSLSAFVKEQIEQNEDKLPEWLDGLVNVYDKVTIGMRKAK
- a CDS encoding helicase-related protein, which produces LQEMQIGYSFITGEVPINERGKKVKQFQEDPDCKVFIAQIQTAGLGITLHAADTAIFYSVDFSYANYEQARARIHRIGQKNNCTYIHLLARGTVDEHVMKALQKKEDMAKMVVDNWRMYFE
- a CDS encoding DEAD/DEAH box helicase, encoding MSKSLIAVAVAARAYLNNKVKKLLIVAPTSVCPVWPKEFEAAAIPYEIKVLEGPIEKRIEILDSFKSEGLWIAVINYEATWRMIDALLAWKPDMVIADESQRIKNPTAQQSKAMHKLGKVAKYKLILSGTPVQNTPLDFFSQYKFLDDSIFGTSYYAFRARYAIMGGYGGHQVIGYNRLDELIQKAHSIAFRVTKEEALDLPEQVDEFRYCELEPKAKRIYEEIKKDSYTELENGEITVRNVLTRLLRLQQITGGYVNTDDGIQKQVSKAKLETLKEIVEDIVETG